A window of Dehalogenimonas sp. WBC-2 genomic DNA:
TTGCCGGTCATAGACCACCAGTTCAGCAAGCTGCCGCCGTGTCTTAGTTGGGGGTGTGTCACGAGGATAGCCCAGTGGGGTGAAGGCTATCGGTTCCCACTCTTCGGGGATATCAAGAATACGGCGGGCGGCATCTACATCAAAAGCCGCTACCCAGCAGGTGCCCAGACCCAGATTAGTGGCTGCCAAAACCAGATGGTCCATGGCTATAGTAGCATCAACATCGGCATAGTTTTTGCCGTCGCTCCGTTTCCAGGCTTTACCTGAGACACTGCATACACACACCAGCACCGGGGCCTGGGTGAACCACTGTTTGGGATAAATCTGCTGCAAATCAGCTTCCCGGCCTTTGGTCCGGATAACAACCATTTTAAACGCTTGGCGGTTTGCCGCTGTCGGTGCCAGGCGGGCGACTTCAAACACTTGCGCCAAGACATCGTCTGAAACCGGTTCTGATCTGTATGCTCTCACGCTGTAACGCCGCTTGATAACTTCCGTAAACTCCATTTGTCAGCTCCTTCGAATCACTCTAATTCATTAACCGTTTGCCGCACCTGAAAAATTATAGCCCGTCTGCCTTAAGTCTTACAATCAGCTGTCGGGTACCACAGCTGAATCAATTCGAAGAGAGATCCCTGAGTCAATTAGGCTATAATTGTAATTGTGAAGCGTATTGGCATAACCACCACCGTACCTGTTGAGGTCATCATTGCAGCAGGAGACGTTCCTGTAGACCTGAACAATCTTTTTGTCAGTGACCAGAATCCATTAGCGCTTATCACAATTGCTGAAAAGGCCGGTTTCCCGCTTAACACCTGTGCCTGGATCAAGGGCATTTACGGTGCCACGCTTAAACACGGTATTGATGAAGTCATCTGTGTCACCGGCGGCGACTGCTCCAATACATTAATGCTGATGGAAGTGCTACAGATACAGGGGGTTAGAACAATCCCTTTTGCCTTTCCAGCAGTTCCGCATAAAGCGGCAGTTGAGACCGCGATAAATGACCTGGCAACAGCATTCAATATCACCCTGCAAATGGCGGAAAGGACTCGCCGGGAGTTATTGCCAATCAGGGAACTTACCACGCAACTGGACCGGTTAACATGGCAACAGAATGTGGCCAGCGGCCAAGAAAACCATTCCTGGCTGGTTTCAGCTTCAGATTTTAACGGCGATATAGCTGATTATCGTTCAAAATTGAAGCTGGCAATAGATCATGCCGCTGTAAGAGACCCTTTTCCCAATGATGAATTACGGCTCGGACTTATTGGTGTGCCGCCGGTTTATGCCGCTGAACTCTATCCGTTTATAGAACGATACGGCGGACGGGTCGTATTCAACGAAGTGGCAAGACAATTTTCCATGCCATACGCTGTCACTGGGCTTAGCGAACAATATGCCAGATATACTTACCCGTATTCCACAAGAATGAGGCTGGAAGATATAAATTCTGCTGTCTCAGAGCGGGGTTTACACGGCATCATCCATTATGTTCAATCCTTTTGCCACCGAGCCATCGGTGATATAATGTTCCGGCTGGAACTTGGAGTCCCTATTCTGACCATTGAAGGCAACACGGACTTCGGTCTGAGCCAGCACCTGAAAACCCGATTGGAAGCCTTTCTTGATATGTTGCGCCTCAAGTACAACCAACCCCCGTAATAACCGAATAAAAAGGAGGAATCTCTATGGTGACCCGTATTGGTATCAATGGCTTTGGACGTATCGGCCGGCTGACTTTCCGCGCTATGAAAAAATACCACCCGGATGAACTCGAAGTTGTGGCTATCAACGATCTGGCTGACACCGCCACCAATGCTCATCTATTAAAATATGATACCAGTTACGGCGCCTATAACGGCACGGTTGAAAGCGGTGACGGCACCATCATCGTTGATGGCAAGACCGTTAAGGCTTTTTCGGTCAGAGAACCTAACAAAATCCCATGGCGGGATTACGGCGTCGATATTGTCATCGAATCCACAGGGCTCTTTGCAGACCGTGCCAAAGCCGCCTGGCATCTTGAAGGCGGCGCTAAAAGGGTGATCATCTCCACTACATCCGCCAACGCCGATATAACCATAGTCATGGGTGTCAACCAGCAAAACTACCGGCCAGAAGAACATGTAGTCATTTCAAATGCCTCCTGCACCACCAATTGTGTTACCCCTATCGTTAAGGTTCTATTTGACAAATTCGGCATTGAAAAGGCCCTGATCAATACCGTCCACGCCTATACCAATGATCAGAGCCTGCTGGATGTTTATCACAAAGACCTGCGGCGCGCCAGAGCCGCCGCGTTGAACATCATCCCTACTTCTACCGGGGCCGCCAAGGCGGTTGCTCAGGTAATCCCTGAACTGCAAGGACTTATTCATGGCATTTCCCTGAGAGTGCCAGTGGGCAGCGTATCAATTGCGGATGTAACGGCCATTGTCGGCCGTGACGTTACTGCTACCGAGGTCAATGCCGCACTTGAACAATCGGCGGCCAGCGATCTAAAAGGTATTTTAGCTTTTTGCAAAGAAGAACTGGTTAGCTCTGATTTTAAGGGCAATCCCTCTAGCTGTATCATCGATGCACCTTCAACCATGGTCATGGCAGGCAACATGGTCAAGGTGCTGGGTTGGTATGATAACGAGTGGGGCTATTCCACCCGCCTGGGTGACCTGGCTGCCTTCATCGGCAACAAATAATAACGCTCTGGAATTTGCTAACAAGCGGGTGCGATAATTCACCCGCTTGTTCTATGTAGCTTGCTATTACTAACCAATTACCGTAGTTATGGTTGACACTGTGGCCGCGTAAAACTAAAATGGCCTTAGAAGTTATCGTTTGGAGGGTTTAATGAAGCTGATAGTGGTTGGATTAGGCCAAGCTGGCAGCCGAATAGCTGATGAATTCGCCCGTATTAATAAAAGGGCGCAGAGCCAACGCGGCATTGAAATATGCCCAGGAATTTTTGCCGTCAATACCGACGCCGCCGATCTCACCGGGCTCACCACCATTGAACCGGATTATCAGCATCGGATTTTGATCGGAGGACGCAAAACCGGCGGTCATGGCGTCGGCAAGATCAATGAACTCGGCGCAGAGGTAGCCCGGGCTGATGCTGACAAAGTTATCGACGCCTTAAGGAGCGCCCGTCACTTCTATGAAGCAGATGCTTTTCTTCTGGCAGCCAGTTCTGCTGGCGGCACTGGTTCCGGCTCTATTTCTATCATCGCCCAACGCATAAAAGAGCGCTATCCTGACAAGCCTCTCTATTCACTGCTGGCGTTGCCTTTTGAACATGAACGAGACACTGAAGAGCGGGCCTCCTACAACTCAGCTGTCTGCCTCAAATCTATTTATTCTATCTCAGACTGTGTGTTTCTTGTTGATAATCAGCGCTATGTTATGAAGGACGCATCACTAGGCAACAACATGTCACGCATCAATGAGCTTATTGTTGAACCATTTTATGATTTGTTGTGCGCAGGTGAGGAAAAAAATCCAAAGTTTATCGGTGCCAAGACTTTGGATGCTGGCGATATTATCCAGACTCTTTCCGGATGGTCAGTTTTGGGTTCAGGTCAATCCGACCTCAGTAAATCATTCAGTTTATTTGAACGCAGCACTGACTTCCGTAAAAAAACTTCCGAGACTCACAGAGGTATCCAGGCCATGGATGAAGCCATCAGTGAAATGTCATTAAAGTGCAATCCCAAGGACGCCGGACGCGCTATATATCTGGTTTCAGCACCGGCCAAAGAAATGAACATGGACATGATGCGGGAACTTAATGAATGGATGCGGGAGTTATGTCCCAATGCCATTATCCGAAATGGTGACTATCCCCGCGGCTCCAACAGATTGACCGTAACTGTCATTCTTTCCGAACTCTCCGACGTGGAAAGAGTCCGAAACTTCTACTCCGATTCTCTGAGCCTGATCCCGATTATTAAACAACGCCAAGTGGAATTACGTCACAAGCTTGAAGATATAAACGATATGGGCAAAGATATCCCTTCGCTTCTGGAAGACTAGCTTCTTTTTCCTATTCAACAGCCTCGCCAATTGGCGAGGCTGTTTTTTTGGGGCGCATCTGATTGCCACTAGAGTTACAATATAATAAAATGCCGATATGCATAAACGTTATTCGTTTTCTACAGATACTTCATTTCAGATTCACGCGTTCTTTCTCATCTCGTTTAACATCCTGCTGATGGTCTTTTTATTGGCCGGATCACCCGTTTATGCCAGTTCCTTGCCACCCACCAGCCCCACCTGCTCATTGGAAACAAATTACACTTCAACTCACAATGGAAATCCGATATACCTTTTTGACAGCATGGATTTACCAGTACCCTCAGACTGGTGGGTAAACATGGTCGCCGCCACGCTTGGCGTTCTTATTGCTTACGGAGTTTATTACTTAAGACTCAGAACGATAGCACGGCAGCGGGAACTACTGGAAATCGAGGTCGCGGAACGAACAATAGCCCTAAAACTGGCCAACGATGAACTTGACCGCGAAATCCAGCGCAGGGCTGAATTTAATAGAGCCCTGGTGCATGAACTAAAAACACCACTAACGGCCATACTAGCTTCCGCCGAATTGTTTGTTGACGAACTGGTTGGTGATCACCGGCAGGACCTGGCAAAAAATATTTTCCGGGCAGCACAGAATCTTGACCGCCGGACAGATGAACTATTGGACGTAACGCGGGGTGAGATTGGAATCTTGACAATTAATCCTGTTACAACTGATATCCGGCCGCTGTTGCAAAATATTATAGAGATGCTCAAGCCAGCGGCGGCACGCAAACACCAATCACTGGACATCAATATCATCGGGGATATACCTCCAGTTCATATAGATGACGACCGTTTGCGACAGGTGTTGTATAATTATGTCATAAATGCAATAAAATACACTCCGGAGAAAGGCCACATAAGCCTTAAGGCATACGGCACACCGGAAGATTTAAATATTGAGGTAACTGATAATGGACCCGGTATCAGCCAGGAAGGTCAAAAGCGCCTGTTCGAACCTTATTACCGGGTACCGCAGAACGGCACTGAACGCCTCAGCGGCATGGGTCTGGGGCTTGCTTTGTCTAAGATGATCATTCAATTACACGGCGGCCGGGTTTGGGTTAACAGTGCGCCAGGACAAGGCGCGGTTTTTGGTTTTTCTGTGCCTTTGGCAAAAACAAGGAGCAACTATGAAAGCACTGATGATAGAAGACGATTCTCAGATCGTTGATTCGGTATCCTGGGCTTTCCGTATGCGCTGGCCGGATATGGAATTCATTTCAACTGATTCCGGTACCAAGGGCATCACTTTGGCCCGTGAGCACCGGCCGGATGTTGCCATTCTTGATCTGGGACTGCCGGACATAAGCGGTTTCGATACTTTGAAGGGTATCCGTAAATTCTCCGATCTCCCAATCATTATTCTCACCGCCCGCAAAGACGAGTTTGACATCGTCAAAGGTCTGGAAGCAGGGGCCGATGATTACCTGGCCAAGCCGTTTCGGCAGATGGAACTGCTTTCCCGCATAAAAGCACTATTACGGCGTTCTGCAATGCCAAGTCAGGATTCAGCCCTTTCCGCTGGAGGCCTACGGCTGTCGCCAGCCACCGGCATACTGCACATGCCAGATAAAGAGATATCCTTGACCCGCACCGAAGAAATAATTATGAATAAACTGATGCAACACAGCGGCGGAGTAGTGACTTATGCCATGCTCGCTGAAGCTCTTTGGAACGACTGTTATCCTGATTGCGTCGCCGCACTCAGGGTCTACATCAGGCAATTACGTCAGAAGATTGAGACAGACATTGATAACCCGCGAATCATACTAAACAAGCATGGTGTTGGCTATATGCTGATCGCCCCTGAGCCAGCTATAGATTAGCCGGTTCTATTACTGAAAACACAGCGGAGAAAATCATTTGAGCGTTACAAGTCTCATTATTGGTATTATCAGTTTATTTGCTATTTTTGTCGCTTTTTTGCCCTATCTAGGCTTTTTGCACTGGTTCATTGTTCCGTTGGCAGTCGTGGGTTTTTTTCTGGGACTGGCCGGTCGGACGCAATCCCGAAATAAAGGCTTGGCGACCGTGGGCGTTGTGTTGTGTAGCATTGCATTATTGGTTGGCTTAATAAAACTTCTTGGTTTTTTTGATATACTGGTCTAAACTGATGCGAGTTTTATCGCAGGAGGCAGTGTGACCACCTCTGATTCGTCAAACGAAACGTTAAATAATTATGATGGCAGGCATTTCCGCCGTGTACGGGTTCTCATCTACACCACCAGCGGTATTTTTTCCGGCTTTACTTTATGTCAGCCTCAACAGCGCCTGCTAGACGCGCTAAACAAAGGGTTTCACACCTCTAAGTTACAAACATCTCCGGATTTCCTACCTCTTTTTGAGGTGAATTATTCCCAGAACAACAATTCCAATCTCCACATGGACACAGCCTATGTCCGAAAGAATAGCATTCTCTTTGTAGGGGAGCAAAACGATGTGACTCCTGAGTCTCCGACACACATGCATCCGCTCCGTCGCAAAAAGCCGCTACAGGCCACCATAAATTTACCGCACATCGTCCTAACCGGTAATATGCACAGTGAGATGTGGGAAGAAATGCAGGACGCTCTGAACCACACCGACCAATTCATCCCTTTAACTGATGTGGATTTTGATCCGCCTTTGGAAAGCGGCATTGATCGCTTGAGTTTTGTAGCCATCAACAAAGACCATATTATTTACGTTGGCAAGTAACTATTAAACAAATTGGATATCTAACCAGGCCTTGCATCGCTTAGACCAAGTCGCCAGCAAAGGTTAATTAATAGTACTATTCTTGTTAAGACCTGACCATTAATTCAATCCAAAGCATAAAACTCACTTAACTTAGCATCCGCTGATCATCTAGCTAAACGCTTTGTTAAATTCCCCTTATTTTGTCAGGTCGTGCTTCATTTTAATATATTGCAGCAAATCAGCTCTGGACACGAATCCCTTAAAAACATCGTTCTGCAGTACTGCTACTTGGTTGAACCCTGTCGACTGCAATAATTCAAAAGCCGTCATTAGTTCATCTTCCGGAGACACTGCCTGTACTTCACTTATCGGGGTCATTATTCTAACTATAGTTTCATGCGGCCATGACTCTTTGGGCACTTTCTTTACATCAGTCAAACTTAACAATCCGGCCATTTTCCCATTGACGATGACGGGTAGCGCACGCTGCGCATGTCCCAGCATCATCGTCATGGCTTGTTCTATTGTCAGATCATCCGTCGCTGTTGCAACAGAATACTTGGATATCTCTTTAACTTTGGTGCCCTTCAAGGATTCTGAGAGTATCGATTGCTGATAACTAGCCGTCGCTGCCGAAGCCAGGAACCAACCGATGAGTGCCAGCCATAACCCACTGATACCGATGACAAAAGCCAGAGCGATACCGCCAAAGATTAATATATAGGCAATTACCTGACCGGTACCGGCGGCAATTTTTGTAGCCTTAGCTTCATCATTGCTGATCTTCCACAAGATAGAACGGAAAACCCGGCCGCCGTCCAGCGGGAATCCAGGTAGAAGATTGAAAACGCCAAGTACCAGGTTGATTTGAGCCAGGTAAATAACCACGGCGTTGAGTGCTGTAGCCTCCCGTCCGGTAGCAAAGAAAATCAAAAAAAGCAGGCCGGAGAGGATAAAACTAACTAACGGTCCGGTCAACGCCATCCGGAATTCTGCGCCCGGAGTCTCAGCTTCTTTGGTGATGTTAGAGGCGCCACCAAAAATAAAAAGGGTAATATTCTTGACCGGAATACCGTTGCGCATGGCAATAATAGAGTGGCCAAGTTCATGAGCCAGCACCGAAACAAATAAACTCAAGGAAGCCACAATCCCGAGAAGCCAATAGACAAAGGTGTCACGACCAGGTAAAACAGTCTCCAGAGGAAAATAGCCTTCCGCCAGCGACCAGGTTAAAAAGACAAAGATGAACAACCACGAGATATGAACATCAATTTCTATACCAAGAATTCGCCCCAAGCGGAACGATGACCGCATGCCAGACTCCTTATACTTTTAAGCTATTCTATGGCTTCTATCGTATACCGAAACGTATAGGCCGGCGCCACTACCTCAATGGTTTCGCCGATAGTCCGGCCTATTAGCGCCTTACCGATGGGAGAGGCAGGGGAAATTCGCCCACTCTTGGGATTCACTTCCCTGGGCATCACCAAAGTATAGACGCAAATTGCGCCCGTAGCTAATTCTTTCATGGTGATACAGCGGCCAAGTTCAGCTTTATTGCCAGCTGCATAATTATGTTCGCTATCTATGACCGCGTGTTTCAATAAAGTGGCCAATTCCTCGATTTTACCATCCAGCTTGGCTTTTTCCTCTCTGGCCGCATGATAGGGGGCATTTTCTTTAAGATCCTTGTCTGCCGCGGCACGTTTAATGTCGTCCAGAATGTGAATACGTTTTTCTTTTAGCAGTGCCAGTTCGGTTTCTAGTTCGTTCTGCTTTTCCGGGGTTAAGACCAGCTTATCTACACTTGCCGATCTTCGGGCAGTTCCAGCTACTTTTACAGGTGTCCTTTTAATCTTCAAGTGAGTGCTCATGCTAGTCTCTGTCCAACCCTGCTTACCAAAATAAAGAAACAAATCCTTTACTGTTCTAAGTTTAGAAGCCGCTTCTTCACCAGCGGGTTGCCCTGATGCATATTCTGACAACTTGAGCGCTGAAAGAGTGCCCACCGACTTATCGCCACCATACCAGCGGACAAAATTCATTATCGCAGGCGTAACCGACTCTCTCTTTGCAGCAGATAGTGAAGCCAGATAACGCAAGGCAGCGTCAACAAGTGTCGAAGGTTGATTGCTTTTTTCCGAAGTCATTTATTCCTCTTTTCTAATTTCGCCAATACACCCGGCCATAAACTTGTTAATTATTGCTTAAAGACACACTGCTTTTATTATATCAGCGCTCACAAAACCATAGTACTTATCAGTATATTACCCTGCCTGTCACCGGGCAAGACAGGGTAATGGCTGTGCGTACTAAGCCTGATTCTGTGCAGCACTCTTCATTTTTTGGTTTACCAGATCCACCAGACTATCTAGAAACAACAAACCTCGCTGTCCATTATGACCGATTACCACCGCAAAATCTTTATCAGTCTCATTGAACTCCTGGACAACAGTCAATAAACCCGTTTCAGAAGTAATCTCAAGAGCCGCCTCAATCGGTTGAGACAATTCTTTTATGGCTTTTACTCCGGCTAAATCTCCAGCTTCAGATAATAATAATACACCGGCAGTCTGCCCATCTTCTTCCACCCAGAAACTGCGGCAATTGGGATATTGCTGCTTTAACTCTTTAGTAGTAAGACCGCCTCTGACAATAGGGCAGTCCCAATTCGTTACATCTGAAATGTTCCAGCCTTTAAGCCAAAGTTGCATTTCAAACTGTTTAAGACTGGTACGGGCAGAGTATTCCAGGTATAAGCCGATTACCGCCAGCCATATTCCAGCCAGCCAGTCACTATAGTAAATGATGAAATATGCCCCTGCACCAACAATAATAAAACCGAATATCCTGCCGATAAAGATGGCAACCCTGGTGGCCTTTTCGTAGTCATGACGGAAATGCCACCATAATCCCCGAAATATCCTTCCGCCATCCAGAGGAAAACCCGGCAGCATATTAAAGACGGCAACGATCAGATTTATCTGACTCAGCCACAGAGCTATGGCCGCCAAGACATTTACAGTGCCCAGAAAATAATAATAGGTGCCATAAAACACTGCCGCCAACACCAGACTGGTCATCGGTCCGGCCAGCGCCATTTTTAATTCTGCCGCCGCCGTTTGAGGTTCACGAGTCATCTGCGCGGCTCCACCAAATAGAAACAGGGTGATACTCTTCACCGGTATACCGTTGTTTTGTCCAACCAGGGCATGCGCCGCTTCATGAAAAAGAACTGAAAGAAAAAACAGCAGCGCGGTCACTGCCCCCATCACCCAGAAGGTAACATCGGTTTCTTTTGGGACAGCACCGGGAAATACCTGCAAGGCCAGAAAAACGGTAATTAGAAAGTAAATAAATACCCAGGAATAATGAATCCTAAACTGGATGCCAAAGATTCTACCGAAATTAAATCCGTTATCCAATAAATCTCAACACCGGGGCGCTTTTATCCCTAAATATTTCTCCGCCGTCTCCATGGCACAAAACTCACCGCACATGGTGCAGGCGTTACCGGAGGAATACTGGGCAGCATGCCGTTTAAGACTAAGTTCAGGATCAATTGAAAGTTTAGCCTGGGTCTGCCAATCCAGGCTTTTCCGGGCCTTAGCCATGCTCAAATCCCATTCAGCAGCACCCTTTATACCTTTGGCAATATCGGCGGCATGACCGGCAATCCTTGAGGCCATGACTCCGTTCCTGACATCATCCACATCCGGCAATGAAAGATGTTCTGCAGGAGTGACATAGCACAGGAAATCCGCCCCGTACATCGCCGCCATGGCACCGCCAATGGCCGCTGTAATGTGGTCATAGCCTGCGGCTATGTCGGTCACCAGAGGCCCCAACACGTAGAACGGCGCTCCTTTGCAAATTGATTTCTGTAATTCTATGTTTGCCTGGATCATATTTAGCGGTATATGACCTGGTCCCTCCACCATCACCTGAACGCCCGCCTGCCGGGCGCGGTCAACCAGTTCTCCCAGCGTTAAGAGTTCTTCAATTTGAGCGCGGTCGGTAGCATCAGCCAGACAACCCGGCCTAAGTCCATCACCCAAACTCAAGGTAACATCATTTTTAGCACAAATTTCAAGCAAGCGGTCATATTGCTCAAACAGTGGATTTTCCTGCTCATGATAAACCATCCAGCCGGCTAAAAGCGCCCCGCCGCGAGAAACGATGTCTGTTATCCTCCCCTGCTGTTTCAGCCGTGCAACGGTGTTCAGAGTGACTCCGCAATGAACTGTCAGGAAATCAACGCCTTCACGGGCATGACGTTCAATAACACTGAACAAATCGTCAGCCGTAAGTTCAATCATGGATCCCTTGCTGAGGCGGGCAAACACCCCGGCCTCATATACTGGAACCGTGCCCAGAGCGACAGCACATTTTGCCAAAATCTTCTTTCGGATGAACGGCAGGTCACCACCAGTGGAAAGGTCCATTACAGTATCGGCCCCGGCATCCTGCGCCGCTGCCAATTTGGTTAATTCCAAATCCACATCAATACAATCAGATGAGGTACCGATGTTGGCATTTACCTTGGTACGCAACCCCCGCCCGATACCGCAGGGATTCAAATGAAGATGGTTGATATTTGCCGGAATAACGATAGTGCCTTCAGCGACGCCCTCAAGTATGAACTCGCTGCTCACGTTTTCAGCTGCGGCCACGGCCATCATTTGGGGAGTAATTATGCCCTCACGGGCTCGTTTCATTTGAGTGGTCATTAAAAAAACCAGAGCTTTATTCCAGACCCTGGCAAACACCTCCGCTTCCCTACGCTCGCATTACCGAGTTCAGGTGCCAGGGTTGTCCCCAATCCCGGAGACTCTCAGCGGCGCGCACCCCTAGCGGTCTGGTACCTAAGCATAACACAACCCGGCAGCCATGACCAAAATGTTATAATCTTTTTATGGTTGAGAGACTGCCGATATTACATAGCGGCGCCGGTGAACTCGGGCACTTGCTGGATGAAAAGCAATATGCACTTTTTCACACATACCTGACAGAACTGATTATCTGGAATGAACGTTTCAATCTGACCTCGATCACCGGCTGCGCTGAAATCCAAAGTCTTCACTTCCTGGATTCACTTACGGTCATTCACTCTGGTATTGATCTCTGTGACAAGAAAATTATCGATATTGGCAGCGGTGCCGGTTTTCCTGGATTGCCTATTAAAATCGCTTTTCCTAAGGCTGATATGTCACTTCTAGAAGCCACCGGGAAAAAGGCTGATTTTTTGTCTCATCTGATCAGACAGCTGGGACTCTCCGACATTTCGGTCATCAACCGCCGCTCCGAGGACGCGGCTCACCAGGAGCTTTATCGAGAGTTATACGACGTCGCCGTGTCCCGGGCAGTCGCTTCGCTCAACACATTATGTGAACTTGCCCTGCCTTTCTGCCGCATTGGAGGCCACCTCATTGCCATGAAGAAAGGTGATACTAAAGCTGAGTTGGATTCAGCCCAAAATGCTATAAAAATACTGGGTGGTCGACTCAAAGAGGTTATATCAGTCGAATTAAACTGCTTGCCGGATGAACGCCAGTTGATTGTAATTGAAAAAATTGCCGCTACGCCAGATATATACCCCAGGCGCAGTGGTCTGCCAGCAAAACGACCGTTGCGCTAAGGTGTTTGCCCCTCTCACGGCCGGATAGTAGAATATAACCGGAATTGAATTACAGCGGAGGCAGCATTTGGCCAATTTGATCACAGATGATCTAGGGACTCTCTTGGATATTCTGCCTCCCGAAATCCGCCGCCCATTGAACGAACACCCTGGTTTGACCCAGCTGCTGGAAGTCATTATGGATGTCGGCCGGGCACCGGAAGCCCGACTGCCGCACCAGTACGAAGTCATATTGCGGCAGGAAGAAGTCACAGAATCTGACCTTGACTATGTTATCGCCCGGATCAGCGATTTCGGCGGCGATAACCGCGCCGGTATAGAGCGCACTCTGCACCGTATCTCTGCTATCCGCAATCGTAAGGGCAAGGTCATAGGACTTACCATACGGGTCGGCCGGGCCGTTATGGGCACCATAAAAATCATTGAAGACCTTATCCAAACCGGTAGCAGTGTTTTATTGCTGGGTCGCCCGGGAGTCGGTAAGACCACCATGTTGCGTGAGGTGGCGCGGGTATTGGCGGACGATTTGAGGAAAAGGGTTGTTATCGTCGATACCTCCAACGAAATAGCCGGTGACGGTGATATCCCCCACCCGGCTATCGGCCGCGCCCGCCGCATGCAGGTAGCCATGCCTGATGCCCAGCACGCCGTAATGATTGAAGCGGTGGAAAACCATATGCCGGAAGTGATCGTCATTGATGAAATCGGCACTGAACTTGAAGCCCTTGCAGCACGTACCATCGCCGAGCGAGGAGTCCAGTTGGT
This region includes:
- a CDS encoding nitroreductase-like protein (nitroreductase family protein); this encodes MEFTEVIKRRYSVRAYRSEPVSDDVLAQVFEVARLAPTAANRQAFKMVVIRTKGREADLQQIYPKQWFTQAPVLVCVCSVSGKAWKRSDGKNYADVDATIAMDHLVLAATNLGLGTCWVAAFDVDAARRILDIPEEWEPIAFTPLGYPRDTPPTKTRRQLAELVVYDRQTE
- a CDS encoding benzoyl-CoA reductase/2-hydroxyglutaryl-CoA dehydratase-like subunit (Possible subunit of benzoyl-CoA reductase/2-hydroxyglutaryl-CoA dehydratase), whose product is MKRIGITTTVPVEVIIAAGDVPVDLNNLFVSDQNPLALITIAEKAGFPLNTCAWIKGIYGATLKHGIDEVICVTGGDCSNTLMLMEVLQIQGVRTIPFAFPAVPHKAAVETAINDLATAFNITLQMAERTRRELLPIRELTTQLDRLTWQQNVASGQENHSWLVSASDFNGDIADYRSKLKLAIDHAAVRDPFPNDELRLGLIGVPPVYAAELYPFIERYGGRVVFNEVARQFSMPYAVTGLSEQYARYTYPYSTRMRLEDINSAVSERGLHGIIHYVQSFCHRAIGDIMFRLELGVPILTIEGNTDFGLSQHLKTRLEAFLDMLRLKYNQPP
- a CDS encoding glyceraldehyde-3-phosphate dehydrogenase (NAD-dependent), whose translation is MVTRIGINGFGRIGRLTFRAMKKYHPDELEVVAINDLADTATNAHLLKYDTSYGAYNGTVESGDGTIIVDGKTVKAFSVREPNKIPWRDYGVDIVIESTGLFADRAKAAWHLEGGAKRVIISTTSANADITIVMGVNQQNYRPEEHVVISNASCTTNCVTPIVKVLFDKFGIEKALINTVHAYTNDQSLLDVYHKDLRRARAAALNIIPTSTGAAKAVAQVIPELQGLIHGISLRVPVGSVSIADVTAIVGRDVTATEVNAALEQSAASDLKGILAFCKEELVSSDFKGNPSSCIIDAPSTMVMAGNMVKVLGWYDNEWGYSTRLGDLAAFIGNK
- the ftsZ gene encoding FtsZ (cell division protein FtsZ); its protein translation is MKLIVVGLGQAGSRIADEFARINKRAQSQRGIEICPGIFAVNTDAADLTGLTTIEPDYQHRILIGGRKTGGHGVGKINELGAEVARADADKVIDALRSARHFYEADAFLLAASSAGGTGSGSISIIAQRIKERYPDKPLYSLLALPFEHERDTEERASYNSAVCLKSIYSISDCVFLVDNQRYVMKDASLGNNMSRINELIVEPFYDLLCAGEEKNPKFIGAKTLDAGDIIQTLSGWSVLGSGQSDLSKSFSLFERSTDFRKKTSETHRGIQAMDEAISEMSLKCNPKDAGRAIYLVSAPAKEMNMDMMRELNEWMRELCPNAIIRNGDYPRGSNRLTVTVILSELSDVERVRNFYSDSLSLIPIIKQRQVELRHKLEDINDMGKDIPSLLED
- a CDS encoding DNA-binding response regulator, with translation MKALMIEDDSQIVDSVSWAFRMRWPDMEFISTDSGTKGITLAREHRPDVAILDLGLPDISGFDTLKGIRKFSDLPIIILTARKDEFDIVKGLEAGADDYLAKPFRQMELLSRIKALLRRSAMPSQDSALSAGGLRLSPATGILHMPDKEISLTRTEEIIMNKLMQHSGGVVTYAMLAEALWNDCYPDCVAALRVYIRQLRQKIETDIDNPRIILNKHGVGYMLIAPEPAID
- a CDS encoding protease family protein; its protein translation is MRSSFRLGRILGIEIDVHISWLFIFVFLTWSLAEGYFPLETVLPGRDTFVYWLLGIVASLSLFVSVLAHELGHSIIAMRNGIPVKNITLFIFGGASNITKEAETPGAEFRMALTGPLVSFILSGLLFLIFFATGREATALNAVVIYLAQINLVLGVFNLLPGFPLDGGRVFRSILWKISNDEAKATKIAAGTGQVIAYILIFGGIALAFVIGISGLWLALIGWFLASAATASYQQSILSESLKGTKVKEISKYSVATATDDLTIEQAMTMMLGHAQRALPVIVNGKMAGLLSLTDVKKVPKESWPHETIVRIMTPISEVQAVSPEDELMTAFELLQSTGFNQVAVLQNDVFKGFVSRADLLQYIKMKHDLTK
- the greA gene encoding transcription elongation factor GreA, whose product is MTSEKSNQPSTLVDAALRYLASLSAAKRESVTPAIMNFVRWYGGDKSVGTLSALKLSEYASGQPAGEEAASKLRTVKDLFLYFGKQGWTETSMSTHLKIKRTPVKVAGTARRSASVDKLVLTPEKQNELETELALLKEKRIHILDDIKRAAADKDLKENAPYHAAREEKAKLDGKIEELATLLKHAVIDSEHNYAAGNKAELGRCITMKELATGAICVYTLVMPREVNPKSGRISPASPIGKALIGRTIGETIEVVAPAYTFRYTIEAIE